Proteins encoded within one genomic window of Gallus gallus isolate bGalGal1 chromosome 1, bGalGal1.mat.broiler.GRCg7b, whole genome shotgun sequence:
- the HDAC10 gene encoding polyamine deacetylase HDAC10 isoform X1 has product MASGTALIYDEAMTRHKLLWNDPICDIEVPERLSASYEQLQCYHLVERCVPVPAREGSEEEILLVHSSEHLEAAKSTQTMNEEELKRISGNYDSFFFHPNTYHCARLAVGAALQLVDSVMSGKVCNGMALVRPPGHHSQRNAANGFCLFNNVAIAAEYAKLKYGLQRILIVDWDVHHGQGTQYIFEEDPSVLYFSWHRYEHQEFWPSLKESDYDAVGLGKGKGFNINLPWNKVGMGNSDYLAAFFHVLLPVAFEFDPELVLVSSGYDSGIGDPEGQMNATPEVFAHLTHFLMQLAHGKLCVILEGGYHLKSLSESVCMTVKTLLRDPLPQVTGEMAPCLSAIESIQNVRAAHKPYWKWLTYEDTSFLHNLSTRSDLPKTADTNPCADDEAKITDSNETDKIERFLELHMKNVIFPVPPIRTATTAELKASAHLNTFPVHLHVVKEMDKNEIEALVSDFHADLVKTNKTLLSLRSTLTILDKILKKEVCNGIAESPAASASVAVALRHPLCFGLQRVLCIFVGDMHIIPNTEDGKILVIHICKEEQTGKSSSKHYIVLNWKEDADGNDFFSAVLGFILPVAYSYQPNLIVIAVGPNRSLGISGISLLFGLLQGLAESRILAVIEDTDINLMQSVAKTLAGASVPHFGVHVPPTQEKVNQIKMLRNQLQQDWKMLQCSVNDGI; this is encoded by the exons ttCAGAACACTTGGAGGCTgcaaaaagcacacagacaaTGAATGAAGAGGAACTGAAAAGAATCTCTGGGAattatgattcttttttctttcatccg AACACTTACCACTGTGCCAGGCTAGCTGTAGGAGCAGCTTTGCAACTAGTGGACTCTGTGATGTCAGGAAAAGTATGCAATGGAATGGCATTAGTAAG ACCTCCAGGTCACCACAGTCAGAGAAACGCAGCCAATGGGTTCTGTTTGTTCAACAACGTCGCTATTGCAGCAGAATATGCCAAACTGAAATATGGTCTACAGAG AATCCTAATTGTTGACTGGGATGTGCACCATGGGCAAGGAACTCAATATATATTTGAAGAAGATCCAAG tgttttgtatttttcctggCATCGCTATGAGCATCAGGAATTCTGGCCATCGCTCAAAGAATCTGATTATGATGCTGTGGgtttgggaaaaggaaaaggttttaatATAAATTTGCCGTGGAATAAG GTTGGAATGGGAAATTCAGATTatcttgctgcattttttcaTGTGTTGCTTCCAGTAGCTTTTGAG TTTGATCCTGAACTGGTTCTTGTCTCCTCTGGGTATGATTCAGGAATTGGAGACCCTGAG gGTCAGATGAATGCCACTCCTGAAGTCTTTGCCCACCTTACTCATTTCCTGATGCAGTTAGCTCATGGGAAGCTGTGTGTCATCCTGGAG GGTGGGTACCATTTGAAGTCCTTGTCTGAATCAGTCTGCATGACTGTAAAAACTTTGCTAAGAGATCCTCTGCCTCAGGTAACTGGAGAAATGGCACCTTGCCTAAG TGCTATTGAATCTATTCAAAATGTGAGAGCAGCACATAAACCCTATTGGAAATGGTTGACATATGAAG ACACATCATTTTTGCACAATTTGAGCACCAGATCAGACTTACCAAAGACTGCTGATACAAATCCCTGTGCAGATGATGAAGCTAAGATAACGGACAGCAACGAAACTGACAAAATAGAAAGATTTTTGGAATTGCACATGAAAAATGTTATATTTCCAGTTCCTCCCAtcagaacagcaacaacagctgAGTTGAAAGCTTCAGCGCACCTGAACACCTTCCCAGTACACCTTCATGTTGTGAAGGAAATggacaaaaatgaaatagaagctCTTGTCAG TGATTTTCATGCAGACcttgtgaaaacaaacaaaactttgcTCTCTCTGCGCAGTACATTGACCATCCTAGATAAAATACTTAAGAAAGAG GTGTGCAATGGAATTGCAGAATCAcctgcagcttctgcttctgttgctgttgCACTGAGACATCCTCTTTGTTTTGGGCTTCAAAG AGTGCTTTGCATCTTTGTTGGAGACATGCATATCATTCCGAACACGGAAGATGG aaaaatacttgTCATACATATTTGCAAGGAAGAACAGACTGGAAAGAGCAGCTCTAAACACTATATTGTGCTAAACTGGAAAGAG GATGCTGACGGGAATGACTTCTTTTCTGCTGTACTTGGATTCATTCTTCCTGTAGCATACAGTTACCAACCCAACTTGATAGTAATAGCTGTTGGACCAAACAGGAGCCTTGGAATAAGTGGGATTTCACTTCTTTTTGGTTTGCTACAAGGCCTAGCAGAATCTCGAATTCTTGCAGTGATTGAG GATACAGACATAAATCTAATGCAAAGTGTAGCCAAAACACTTGCAGGTGCTTCTGTGCCCCACTTTGGAGTTCACGTGCCTCCTACCCAAGAAAaagtaaatcaaataaaaatgttaaggaACCAGCTTCAGCAGGACTGGAAAATGCTTCAATGCTCAG TGAACGACGGGATTTGA
- the HDAC10 gene encoding polyamine deacetylase HDAC10 isoform X3 has protein sequence MILFSFIRCNTYHCARLAVGAALQLVDSVMSGKVCNGMALVRPPGHHSQRNAANGFCLFNNVAIAAEYAKLKYGLQRILIVDWDVHHGQGTQYIFEEDPSVLYFSWHRYEHQEFWPSLKESDYDAVGLGKGKGFNINLPWNKVGMGNSDYLAAFFHVLLPVAFEFDPELVLVSSGYDSGIGDPEGQMNATPEVFAHLTHFLMQLAHGKLCVILEGGYHLKSLSESVCMTVKTLLRDPLPQVTGEMAPCLSAIESIQNVRAAHKPYWKWLTYEDTSFLHNLSTRSDLPKTADTNPCADDEAKITDSNETDKIERFLELHMKNVIFPVPPIRTATTAELKASAHLNTFPVHLHVVKEMDKNEIEALVSDFHADLVKTNKTLLSLRSTLTILDKILKKEVCNGIAESPAASASVAVALRHPLCFGLQRVLCIFVGDMHIIPNTEDGKILVIHICKEEQTGKSSSKHYIVLNWKEDADGNDFFSAVLGFILPVAYSYQPNLIVIAVGPNRSLGISGISLLFGLLQGLAESRILAVIEDTDINLMQSVAKTLAGASVPHFGVHVPPTQEKVNQIKMLRNQLQQDWKMLQCSVNDGI, from the exons atgattcttttttctttcatccgGTGT AACACTTACCACTGTGCCAGGCTAGCTGTAGGAGCAGCTTTGCAACTAGTGGACTCTGTGATGTCAGGAAAAGTATGCAATGGAATGGCATTAGTAAG ACCTCCAGGTCACCACAGTCAGAGAAACGCAGCCAATGGGTTCTGTTTGTTCAACAACGTCGCTATTGCAGCAGAATATGCCAAACTGAAATATGGTCTACAGAG AATCCTAATTGTTGACTGGGATGTGCACCATGGGCAAGGAACTCAATATATATTTGAAGAAGATCCAAG tgttttgtatttttcctggCATCGCTATGAGCATCAGGAATTCTGGCCATCGCTCAAAGAATCTGATTATGATGCTGTGGgtttgggaaaaggaaaaggttttaatATAAATTTGCCGTGGAATAAG GTTGGAATGGGAAATTCAGATTatcttgctgcattttttcaTGTGTTGCTTCCAGTAGCTTTTGAG TTTGATCCTGAACTGGTTCTTGTCTCCTCTGGGTATGATTCAGGAATTGGAGACCCTGAG gGTCAGATGAATGCCACTCCTGAAGTCTTTGCCCACCTTACTCATTTCCTGATGCAGTTAGCTCATGGGAAGCTGTGTGTCATCCTGGAG GGTGGGTACCATTTGAAGTCCTTGTCTGAATCAGTCTGCATGACTGTAAAAACTTTGCTAAGAGATCCTCTGCCTCAGGTAACTGGAGAAATGGCACCTTGCCTAAG TGCTATTGAATCTATTCAAAATGTGAGAGCAGCACATAAACCCTATTGGAAATGGTTGACATATGAAG ACACATCATTTTTGCACAATTTGAGCACCAGATCAGACTTACCAAAGACTGCTGATACAAATCCCTGTGCAGATGATGAAGCTAAGATAACGGACAGCAACGAAACTGACAAAATAGAAAGATTTTTGGAATTGCACATGAAAAATGTTATATTTCCAGTTCCTCCCAtcagaacagcaacaacagctgAGTTGAAAGCTTCAGCGCACCTGAACACCTTCCCAGTACACCTTCATGTTGTGAAGGAAATggacaaaaatgaaatagaagctCTTGTCAG TGATTTTCATGCAGACcttgtgaaaacaaacaaaactttgcTCTCTCTGCGCAGTACATTGACCATCCTAGATAAAATACTTAAGAAAGAG GTGTGCAATGGAATTGCAGAATCAcctgcagcttctgcttctgttgctgttgCACTGAGACATCCTCTTTGTTTTGGGCTTCAAAG AGTGCTTTGCATCTTTGTTGGAGACATGCATATCATTCCGAACACGGAAGATGG aaaaatacttgTCATACATATTTGCAAGGAAGAACAGACTGGAAAGAGCAGCTCTAAACACTATATTGTGCTAAACTGGAAAGAG GATGCTGACGGGAATGACTTCTTTTCTGCTGTACTTGGATTCATTCTTCCTGTAGCATACAGTTACCAACCCAACTTGATAGTAATAGCTGTTGGACCAAACAGGAGCCTTGGAATAAGTGGGATTTCACTTCTTTTTGGTTTGCTACAAGGCCTAGCAGAATCTCGAATTCTTGCAGTGATTGAG GATACAGACATAAATCTAATGCAAAGTGTAGCCAAAACACTTGCAGGTGCTTCTGTGCCCCACTTTGGAGTTCACGTGCCTCCTACCCAAGAAAaagtaaatcaaataaaaatgttaaggaACCAGCTTCAGCAGGACTGGAAAATGCTTCAATGCTCAG TGAACGACGGGATTTGA
- the HDAC10 gene encoding polyamine deacetylase HDAC10 isoform X5 encodes MSGKVCNGMALVRPPGHHSQRNAANGFCLFNNVAIAAEYAKLKYGLQRILIVDWDVHHGQGTQYIFEEDPSVLYFSWHRYEHQEFWPSLKESDYDAVGLGKGKGFNINLPWNKVGMGNSDYLAAFFHVLLPVAFEFDPELVLVSSGYDSGIGDPEGQMNATPEVFAHLTHFLMQLAHGKLCVILEGGYHLKSLSESVCMTVKTLLRDPLPQVTGEMAPCLSAIESIQNVRAAHKPYWKWLTYEDTSFLHNLSTRSDLPKTADTNPCADDEAKITDSNETDKIERFLELHMKNVIFPVPPIRTATTAELKASAHLNTFPVHLHVVKEMDKNEIEALVSDFHADLVKTNKTLLSLRSTLTILDKILKKEVCNGIAESPAASASVAVALRHPLCFGLQRVLCIFVGDMHIIPNTEDGKILVIHICKEEQTGKSSSKHYIVLNWKEDADGNDFFSAVLGFILPVAYSYQPNLIVIAVGPNRSLGISGISLLFGLLQGLAESRILAVIEDTDINLMQSVAKTLAGASVPHFGVHVPPTQEKVNQIKMLRNQLQQDWKMLQCSVNDGI; translated from the exons ATGTCAGGAAAAGTATGCAATGGAATGGCATTAGTAAG ACCTCCAGGTCACCACAGTCAGAGAAACGCAGCCAATGGGTTCTGTTTGTTCAACAACGTCGCTATTGCAGCAGAATATGCCAAACTGAAATATGGTCTACAGAG AATCCTAATTGTTGACTGGGATGTGCACCATGGGCAAGGAACTCAATATATATTTGAAGAAGATCCAAG tgttttgtatttttcctggCATCGCTATGAGCATCAGGAATTCTGGCCATCGCTCAAAGAATCTGATTATGATGCTGTGGgtttgggaaaaggaaaaggttttaatATAAATTTGCCGTGGAATAAG GTTGGAATGGGAAATTCAGATTatcttgctgcattttttcaTGTGTTGCTTCCAGTAGCTTTTGAG TTTGATCCTGAACTGGTTCTTGTCTCCTCTGGGTATGATTCAGGAATTGGAGACCCTGAG gGTCAGATGAATGCCACTCCTGAAGTCTTTGCCCACCTTACTCATTTCCTGATGCAGTTAGCTCATGGGAAGCTGTGTGTCATCCTGGAG GGTGGGTACCATTTGAAGTCCTTGTCTGAATCAGTCTGCATGACTGTAAAAACTTTGCTAAGAGATCCTCTGCCTCAGGTAACTGGAGAAATGGCACCTTGCCTAAG TGCTATTGAATCTATTCAAAATGTGAGAGCAGCACATAAACCCTATTGGAAATGGTTGACATATGAAG ACACATCATTTTTGCACAATTTGAGCACCAGATCAGACTTACCAAAGACTGCTGATACAAATCCCTGTGCAGATGATGAAGCTAAGATAACGGACAGCAACGAAACTGACAAAATAGAAAGATTTTTGGAATTGCACATGAAAAATGTTATATTTCCAGTTCCTCCCAtcagaacagcaacaacagctgAGTTGAAAGCTTCAGCGCACCTGAACACCTTCCCAGTACACCTTCATGTTGTGAAGGAAATggacaaaaatgaaatagaagctCTTGTCAG TGATTTTCATGCAGACcttgtgaaaacaaacaaaactttgcTCTCTCTGCGCAGTACATTGACCATCCTAGATAAAATACTTAAGAAAGAG GTGTGCAATGGAATTGCAGAATCAcctgcagcttctgcttctgttgctgttgCACTGAGACATCCTCTTTGTTTTGGGCTTCAAAG AGTGCTTTGCATCTTTGTTGGAGACATGCATATCATTCCGAACACGGAAGATGG aaaaatacttgTCATACATATTTGCAAGGAAGAACAGACTGGAAAGAGCAGCTCTAAACACTATATTGTGCTAAACTGGAAAGAG GATGCTGACGGGAATGACTTCTTTTCTGCTGTACTTGGATTCATTCTTCCTGTAGCATACAGTTACCAACCCAACTTGATAGTAATAGCTGTTGGACCAAACAGGAGCCTTGGAATAAGTGGGATTTCACTTCTTTTTGGTTTGCTACAAGGCCTAGCAGAATCTCGAATTCTTGCAGTGATTGAG GATACAGACATAAATCTAATGCAAAGTGTAGCCAAAACACTTGCAGGTGCTTCTGTGCCCCACTTTGGAGTTCACGTGCCTCCTACCCAAGAAAaagtaaatcaaataaaaatgttaaggaACCAGCTTCAGCAGGACTGGAAAATGCTTCAATGCTCAG TGAACGACGGGATTTGA